TTTACTTCGTTGGCTTTTTCCAGTTCCAAAGTTCTCTCCTGAAGCAGTTCTTTTGCCTTCTTTTGGAGATAAAAATTTCTGAAAATGATCAAAGCAATAACCAAAATGGAAAAAGCTGTAAAAATCAGAATGTTTCTTAAAAATTTTTGTGCCTGAAGTTCTTTCTCCTTTTCCAGATCCTGCGCTTTTTGTTCTGCTTCGATGATTGCCAATTGCTTTTCGAACTCGTAATCTGCTTCAAGACGGGCTGTTTTTCTTTCAAGTTCCTGATTGTTTAGGCTGTCAACAAAGGCAGTGAAGCTTTGAAAATGGAAAAGGGCATCTTTATATTTTCCCTCTGCTTCATAAACCTTGCTTAAGGTATGATGACATTCTTTTAATTCTTCTTTGGAACCGAGTTCGTTTCCAAGCAATAGTCCTTTTTCAGCATAGTCTTTGGCTAAACCATAATTGCCCAGATTCAGATGGATTTTGGAGAGATTGTTAACACTCAATAAAATCCCTCTTTTGTTTTCTATTTCTGTGTCAATTTTAAGTGATTTGTAGTAGTTCTCCAATGCAGCATCATAATTTCCCTGCTTTTCGTAAATGTTGGCAAGATTGTTCAGACCAGCGGAAATCCCCTCAATTTCTTTTATTTTTTCAGAAATGCGCATGGACTCCTCGATGGTTTGGATAGCCAGGTCAAAATTCTGCTGGTATTCGTATATTTTGGCAATGTTATGCAGGGTATTGGAAATCCCCCGTTCATCGTCCAAAGATTTCTTGATGGCCAGTGATTTTAGATAAAAATCAAGGGATTCATTTAGCTTTTCCTGCCTTTCATAAATCAGGGCAATATTATTGTACACAAATGAAATACCCATAGAATCTTCAAGTTTTTCAGAAATCCTAAGTGCTTTCAGGTTGGTCTCCAAAGCTGCAAGGTAATTGGCCTGATAATAGTAAATGGAAGCAATGTTTTTAAGACTTGATGCGATTCCTATTTCATCTCCGATTTCTTCTTTTATTTTGAGCGATTGCTCATAATTGGCAATGGCATTGGAATATTGGCCTAGTTTATTATGGACATTGGCTATATTGTTATATCCTGAGGCCATTCCTTTTTTATCTCCTGATTTTTCACGGATAGCCAATGCTTGTTTATAGTATTCTATGGACTCATTGTAATTCCCCAAAAAATAACTGTTATTTCCCAAGCTATGTAAGCAATCTGCCTGATTGGGTTTATCGTTTATTTCCTCAAAAATTTTTTCCGCCTGCAAATAACTTTCAAAAGCTTTGGGAAAGTTGTTTTCCTTGTAATATTGAAATCCCAGTTCTTTTTTAGCCAGGGCAAAATCAAACCCTTTTTCATTGTTGGATTCCAT
This window of the Aquiflexum balticum DSM 16537 genome carries:
- a CDS encoding tetratricopeptide repeat-containing sensor histidine kinase, which gives rise to MKKVIVTPLLLLFLVCAAFAQNSLTDSLEAVVKVMESNNEKGFDFALAKKELGFQYYKENNFPKAFESYLQAEKIFEEINDKPNQADCLHSLGNNSYFLGNYNESIEYYKQALAIREKSGDKKGMASGYNNIANVHNKLGQYSNAIANYEQSLKIKEEIGDEIGIASSLKNIASIYYYQANYLAALETNLKALRISEKLEDSMGISFVYNNIALIYERQEKLNESLDFYLKSLAIKKSLDDERGISNTLHNIAKIYEYQQNFDLAIQTIEESMRISEKIKEIEGISAGLNNLANIYEKQGNYDAALENYYKSLKIDTEIENKRGILLSVNNLSKIHLNLGNYGLAKDYAEKGLLLGNELGSKEELKECHHTLSKVYEAEGKYKDALFHFQSFTAFVDSLNNQELERKTARLEADYEFEKQLAIIEAEQKAQDLEKEKELQAQKFLRNILIFTAFSILVIALIIFRNFYLQKKAKELLQERTLELEKANEVKSKLFSIIGHDLRNPIGSFYMLLGLYTKDRLDEGEFKEVAPGLYKSLGAAMTVLDNLLRWSIGEMKMIKSKAIPNNLSEKVNDILDFFTTLSKQKNISIDSEVASDISVMADSNHLDLILRNLINNALKFSNQDGLITIQAFEKEEEIIISVSDSGIGMSKEEVGKLFRKNLIESKRGTKGEQGTGLGLSLCQLYVEENGGKIWVESEYGNGSTFYFSLPKAVGKLEMVE